The genomic DNA ttaCTCAAATATAAGTTGTAATTCTGTCataatatttttcatttcagactgatacctgaacgtcattttttaccttttatttCAGATCAATGTCCTGCTTTTCAAGTGGGAAACCAAACCTGTAGAATTCAACTGACTGAATTATTACCATGAACCTGACATAACCGAATATagatttgtgttgtttgtgaccattattattttaaatagttgagtaaatgtaaggttgtttttttttctttcagccaAAGCTATTTAAAAATAGCTTATGCCCAGCCTACAGTCCAAACTCAGATATTCCATTCGCAATGCTATGAATCTGCCAATTATTCTGAATCCTCATATTTCAGAAGCTGGAAATAGTGAATATTTGTACACCATCTAAAAGTTCAAATCTAGTAGTAACTTTTGCATGTTTATCCTTATTTGGCAGAAATCTTTTTGTGCTCCCTTCTGTAATGTATTGGTTGTAGAGACCGTTGTGTAACCCACACGTCATGTGTTTTCTTCAGTATGTGAAGGCAGTCCGTTGGGGCAGTTGTACCGGTGTGTTGAGGAGAGGATACGGGTCAAAGTTCACATCAGGACCTTCAAGGGACTGAGGGGAGTGTGCTCTGGCTTTGTCGTGGCCTTCGACAAGTTCTGGAACATGGTGAGCTGCGCTCACACTCACTCTCATTCAGTTCTCACTTGACTCCGCCATATGTCCAATCTGAAACAATCCACAACATATGTTATAATCAAGTTGGAAGTTGATGTCTTAAGATCGTGCTTtcaccatttgtttttatttgtctttttcaGGCAATGGTAGATGTAGATGAGACGTACAGAGAGCCTCTGCTTGGAGAGGCATTCTACCATGAAAAGGCCCTCACCATCTCACGGGTAGGCACTAGTTTTCAATGTATATCTgactgaaatatgttttttagtCTGTAATAGTCAGAGTAACAATCTGTGAAATGAATGTCTTGTTTGATTTGGTGATGCCCAGAAAACTTCAGTTTGGATTAAAAAGCCAGTGACAAATAATTGCCACTGCAATCTATCTTCATGCTGTGATGGTGCGAGTAGTTTTCCACACAACAGCAGGGCACGGTGAAGTCTGTTACCTTGCTGAGGACTTGGACGTGTGCATCAAACTCTTCATCTTACTGTAGCTGCTGCTCCTTGTTTCGTTGCTCCCTGTAATATTTAAAAGCAATCCGCTGTCTGACCATTGTCTTGTTTTGTAGACCCGTTTGATGAATGCTGTCTGTGCTTTTTGTgactgcttcacaataaaagctgtCCCACCTTTATTATGAACTAGCAGCAGTAGGAAATTGTGGTGTGTTAGCATTAGTAGTAATACAGCTCTGATGAGTGCATTGGCAGAGCCAATTGTCAATTAGATCAACTTTCAAACAGTAATGCTGGATTGTATGCGTATGTTTCTGTGAATCCCTCCTGCGTAGGCAGGTAATTTGGATCCTGTGCAGGCGCATCCCACAAGTAACACTGATTATTATATACAGAGGAAATTACATAATGTACATGTgccaaccatagacagtatcaAAATGGGGTTTGATTTCTTAAAAAATAGAATCTAAAGCTTTAAATTTAATCCACAAATGTTAATGTGACTGAGCTCTCTGTGCAGCTCTTTGAGAAGCTGAAGCTCCAGGAGAGCCCAGGAGGTGATGAGCCAGCAAAGAAGCACGAAGCCCAGGAAACAGCCAGCAAGCATCAGCCTTCGAACCCCAAAAGTACTCCAAAAAACCTGTCTGCTCACCCTACTAGCAAGAGATGGGACAGCAGTACAGAGTCCAAACTGTCAGACAAAATCAAACAGGACAAACACAAAGTCTCGCTGAAGGCCCAGGGTCTGGAGGTCTGTCAGAAGAAAGACTCCCAGATGTATGGCAAGGTCCACACACGCCACATCAACCAGCTTTTCATCCGGGGTGAGAACGTTATCCTGGTTAACCCACAGCCACTCTGACTCTCCTCTGTTTGATATGTACCCTGGATAAAAAGGTGGGCTACGACCACAATCAATTTGATGCTGAACATCTGTAGTAATAGGTGTGAAGTACTGTAGATGAGCTGCCAGAGATGTGATTGAATTGGATTCAGAGGAATCAAAAACAACTGTTATATCATATTGATATGGAGGATTATTTCTGCCCACCAGAGAAATCATCATGATTTTGAGAAATAAAAGCTTCTCAGTTCTAATTATAGTGATTTCTtgtcttgttttcttttgtctgaCAGCCACTAAATGAAATTTATTTTGACACCGTTATGCCACTGCATTAATAACACATAATAATGTGTTTGAGTTATGGTTATTACCCAGCAGGTGGCAGCATAAACACATCAGTGCCATCTGTGAGGCCATTGTCATCTCAAAGAGCTTGTCCCTTTATGTTGCTTTTCCCCGTTAGTTTGAACAGGAATGACAGCGCAGTCTCAGCGGACTACATAAATGCATTATGAATAATTGAGTTTGTGAAGCTAGAGATTGCAGATGGCACTCAAAAGCTGTCATTTGTCTTGACGTCTCAGATTGCTTTTACTCTTTAATGGGCACATTACCCATAAAAGCACAATTTACTGCATCTCATGGAAGTTGtaaagatgttttttgtttctgttttaaatgacaCAGGTTACTTTTGGATGATTGGCACAGAATGATTGTATGTTGCTATAATGTTTCTGGGTCTGAGTgtcttattttagtttttcctAATTTGACTGCAGAGTTTAATTGACCCTctttctatatatttatatgccATAAATAGGACACATTCTAGCTGTAGCTGAGTTGCTGTTTATCTATATACTGTTACTTTcaatattgtgtgtatatatattagtgGTGTAGCCCATG from Perca fluviatilis chromosome 10, GENO_Pfluv_1.0, whole genome shotgun sequence includes the following:
- the lsm11 gene encoding U7 snRNA-associated Sm-like protein LSm11 translates to MEERERKGVKSDSKENVSATCSSTPLVAEHEPQADSKAGDDDADKIDVCSDHFDPLLALYSPTVRIPVPNVKSFNNVAEYESFLKGGRGRAKPENVEKRRLKAMKGAADPERIERLKKLVVNKRPEEEGESSGTQRRRRHKPQKNVLTRMPLCEGSPLGQLYRCVEERIRVKVHIRTFKGLRGVCSGFVVAFDKFWNMAMVDVDETYREPLLGEAFYHEKALTISRLFEKLKLQESPGGDEPAKKHEAQETASKHQPSNPKSTPKNLSAHPTSKRWDSSTESKLSDKIKQDKHKVSLKAQGLEVCQKKDSQMYGKVHTRHINQLFIRGENVILVNPQPL